The Candidatus Neomarinimicrobiota bacterium nucleotide sequence TATGGAGTGATTTCAGGAAATGATGTGAAGAAATGATTATAAGCGTACTTCCGAATTCGCTTATTGCGTCCGTATCTGATGGGAGATCCCGATATTAATGAAATAAGAGCACTTCTTGGAATGGATAATACGTCAATCGTTATATTAAAGTTATGTTTTCTGAGATTAACAGCCTTTTTCAAAAGAGTAATTGGTGAATCGTGGGGATCTAATAGAAAAAGATGGTTAATGTATGGATTACCTAGTAAAACATCTTTATAACCTTTATCGACTACAACTGTTATTTCAGCATGCGGATATAGCTTGTGCAATTCCCTAAAAACTGGAGTCGTTAAGAGTATCTCTCCAACTTTTTTAAGTATGATAACAAGAATTCTGTAATTCTCTCGTGTCATGACTATTGCATAATGTTTCTATTACAATGTTAATAAAAGCTACCTCAACAAAGTCTTACGTAAAGATAGGATAGTATGATCACAAACTGTTTCTCCATATTATATTACAGTCAGTACAATCAATCCCTTTATTTCTTATTTTAGCATTTATCTTTGAAATCGGTGCATTCGGCTTGATGGAACGAAAAGACATTCCTGAAATGTAATCAACGTATTCCCTAATTCTTCTCCTCCGGGAATCGTTAATTAATTTACATCACGTGTCTCGAGAACAAATGGTTAATTGGTTAAGAAAGCTCTTCCACGGAGAAGACAGGAGGGCTTATCCTTCCATGAGAGACTCGAACGCAACGTCATGAGCATGATTCCACCAACTGTCATACATTACGCTGACCGCGACCCAGCAAGGACAATCGGAGGTGTGCAAGCTTTCTCACGGAATCTCAAACTCATATTTGAAAACGTACGGGTTATGACGCCAAGAAACCGCGATCTTGACTATCCTGTCAAGCATCACATTCCGATAATTTTCGATAATCAGTTCGTCCTCGATTGGCCAGAGCGCTATCAAGTGATCGGTTTCCAGCACGGAGTGGGGGCAGTCAAGTTCAAGGTTACACGTTCCCGTGCTCACCGACGACTCGCCCGAGCGCAGAAGCGAGCTGCCAAAAGACAAAACACCCTCTGGGTCGCTTGTGCTGAGTGGATAGCGAGAACCTTTGGTCGATTATGTGGAAACTATGCTGAACATGTCGTTTACCATACCGTTGATCTGGACCGATTTGACGGGAAGCTGGAAAACGCGGGATCACGGCTGATCCTTCATGATGCACGAGCCAGGCACAAGGGTAAAGCTCTTCTAGATAAAATTGGAATGGCTTTCCGACATGGCGGTTTGAGCCGATGGACTGTCTCCCTGATCAAGTACCGGACCGGATGAGACGGCACGTGCATTCATCCACCTAAGTCGCTACGAGGGTAACAGCATAGTATGCAATGAGGCAATGGCGATGAACCTTCCCTGCATGTTCACGGCGGTTGGCGTAATGCAGGACCGTGGCTGACCGAAAGATGTATATCTTGTGGATCCACGAAAGATATATGGCCACCCCAAACGGCTAGTTGAGGAAGTCGGCGCCTTCCTGGAATCGTTGGACCACCAGACGTACAACCCAAGGGCTTGGATCTTGGAAAACACGACAACGGAGGCTGGCATCGCAGCATGGACCCGAGTCACGGCACATTTCCAGCGAATGTCCGACTGGAATCTCGGGATTCTGTCCAACCAGATTCGATAGAGCTGACAATTCGTTCCGCCGCCCTTCCGTCGCCATAGGGATTCCTACCGTTCCAAACGGGATTTGAATTTGCCCACTCAAAATTCTCCTCGATTGAAGTCCCTACGACCTTTGAGAGTCCCACCTCCACACCTTCGGGTCTTTCGCTAACATCCCGGCAAACCAAAACCTTCTTCTTAAACACGGCACATTCTTCCTGTAATCCACCAGAGTCAGTGATGACAAACCTGACTTCACTCAGGAGTTTCAACAGATCATCGTATTTCAGAGGATGTATCACCTCAACTTTCTTCAACACGGATCGATGTTCCTGAACCTTTGGATTGGGATGCATGGGGAATAGGAATACCAGATCGTTATGTCTTTCAGCAAGACGCTCAATTTGAGCAAACATAGATGCCATTTTCTCCCCGTGATTCTCCCGCCGGTGGAGCGTAACCAGAATCTTCGATCCGTAATGAATGGGGTATTTGAACTTCCGGCAGACATCTATCACCGTGTTCCCGGTGAGAACGATATTCTCTACTCCTTCGGCTTCCAGATTTTGCACCGCCTTCTTCGTTGGGGCCCAGTGTACGGATGCGACCCGTGAAATCACCTGGCGGTTGAGTTCCTCAGGAAACGGGGAATCAAGGTTCCATGTTCGAAGTCCCGCTTCTATATGTCCCACCATCACCTTTTCATAGAATGAAACCAATGCAATCGCCAGGGCGGTGGACGTATCGCCTTGAACCACGACGAGGTCCGGGCGTTCCCGTCTGAGAACCGGGACGAACTTGCTGGTCACACGCTCCAGAATGTCGGAGGGAGACTGCCCCGGTTCCATGATGTCGAGCCTGAAGTCAGGAGGAGGGATCAACTGTTTTACATCGGCAAACAGTTCGTCGTGTTGTCCCGCAAAAACAGTCTTGAAAGGAAAATCTCCCTTGGAAAGTTCTTCGATGAACGAAGCTACCTTGATCACTTCGGGACGGGTCCCGAAGCAAACCATGACATTCCGGTTCACTGGATTCTCCTGAGCTTCGACTGCAACGGCTACGTCAACGGGTATCCGACTGACTGTATTGAATGTCGTAGAGGCTCTGGTACAACCCGTCGTTCTTCATGAGTTCCTCGTGGGTTCCCGTCTCCACAACCTTGCCTTTATCCAGGACAATGATCTTGTCCGCGTTGACAACCGTGGAGAGGCGGTGGGCGATGACAAAGACGGTTCGGTCCTTCATCAGCCTGTCGATAGCCTCTTGAACCTTTTTTTCCGACTCTGTGTCGAGAGAGGAGGTGGCCTCATCCAGAATCAGGATTGGGGGATTCTTGAGGAGAGCCCGGGCGATCGCAATACGCTGACGTTGGCCGCCTGACAGTTTCACCCCCCGATCTCCAATGAAAGTGTGGAATCCATCAGGTTGGGCTTCGATGAAATGGAGGGCATTGGCCGCCTTGGCTACATGGCGCAACTTTTCCATTTCCCGTTCATGATCACCGTAGGAAATGTTATTTCCAATCGTATCGTTGAAGAGAATGGTTTCCTGTGGAACGATACCCATGAGTTGCCTCAGGGACTGAAGGCGGATTTCCCGTATGTCCAATCCATCAAGCGAAATGGTCCCGCTTTCCACATCGTAAAACCTTGGAATGAGGTCGGCAATGGTAGACTTACCGGCCCCGCTCTTCCCCACTACAGCCACCACTTCTCCTTTATTGATTTCAAAAGAAACGTCATCCAGGATCCGCTCCTGAGTGC carries:
- the wecB gene encoding UDP-N-acetylglucosamine 2-epimerase (non-hydrolyzing); translation: MNRNVMVCFGTRPEVIKVASFIEELSKGDFPFKTVFAGQHDELFADVKQLIPPPDFRLDIMEPGQSPSDILERVTSKFVPVLRRERPDLVVVQGDTSTALAIALVSFYEKVMVGHIEAGLRTWNLDSPFPEELNRQVISRVASVHWAPTKKAVQNLEAEGVENIVLTGNTVIDVCRKFKYPIHYGSKILVTLHRRENHGEKMASMFAQIERLAERHNDLVFLFPMHPNPKVQEHRSVLKKVEVIHPLKYDDLLKLLSEVRFVITDSGGLQEECAVFKKKVLVCRDVSERPEGVEVGLSKVVGTSIEENFEWANSNPVWNGRNPYGDGRAAERIVSSIESGWTESRDSSRTFAGNVP